In Mesoaciditoga lauensis cd-1655R = DSM 25116, a genomic segment contains:
- a CDS encoding phosphodiester glycosidase family protein, translating into MIFRDDYIPGGYKRNELRGYFQYYKYIYEAIHINVIKGRDIFEDAFMDRLYKAGLLKLPAYRSYYENLRKSFRDSDFFGYLTDEQVYHNVHALRKTFFDSKIEEYLANKREKDVEKIMSVVNEIQTSNDLIMEMIYYDVERNKRESSSPINGLEQLLSDLNTFDELIFIPGNYKQLPFLFTFSERYLKGKKIEILLKSDPIDEEPAYSDIDLFGKYFDLSQYKIHFYASTSYGIDLRDEKLQKILPNEDENSKLVIGTDENMMLTLNGALFDYHILSKVKNAKARRYTNLYMNSRKSTPFVIAKVKGGSVVAERYSGVERVVGSLYHHYINGDKRHYMNFYSTSYNPDVFPEFDIKPDSFPNIILQRDENLSKAMEGFLSKMNGRYINSYYSLDDLKKIKYIPEQNKNAVLVRGVHFKDTSKIKILPTLAQDLNSDLLYVRDMLKEDFLKENGVYFNFLYFATSNIIHLYNELRNENERLKFENFFIDYIHEDNFTTFPLYNKALIEYTEDGRISIHRKQLGGGALTINGLNLKWNAEDVNSPEQDKDIVIFTPYMNNEELSREKIDFMHFTMDVGHERHNIVLINNKIVCVRKGAVKQPSLGVVLSLNEKMFKEFSKAVDISEIGDGYFKVGSYDVSLKLDNDKDNVWAFGGGSLLVQNGENLVEDSAKAFESFREEGWYHPLSMQTQETQVQEWVRGPRTVIGTDENGGFFAFTFSGRTKESKGIRFDEVVEIAKNEIGNVKNVMNLDGGASSCLGFVYKGEFFEVSYPSASDDTSSGLVRPVNSAIFVTKIDI; encoded by the coding sequence GTGATTTTTAGAGACGATTATATTCCCGGCGGATACAAAAGAAATGAACTGAGAGGGTACTTTCAATACTACAAATACATATACGAAGCCATCCATATCAACGTGATAAAAGGTAGAGATATTTTCGAAGATGCCTTTATGGATCGTCTTTATAAAGCGGGCCTTTTGAAGCTACCTGCGTATCGCTCTTACTATGAAAATTTAAGAAAGAGCTTCAGGGATTCGGATTTTTTTGGTTATCTCACAGATGAACAGGTTTATCACAATGTTCATGCGTTGAGAAAAACATTTTTTGATTCTAAAATCGAAGAATACCTTGCAAACAAGAGAGAAAAAGATGTTGAAAAGATAATGTCAGTTGTAAATGAAATACAAACTTCAAACGATCTGATAATGGAAATGATCTATTACGATGTGGAGAGAAACAAAAGAGAATCTTCCAGTCCGATAAATGGACTTGAACAACTATTAAGTGATCTGAACACTTTTGATGAGTTGATATTCATTCCTGGAAATTACAAGCAGTTACCATTTTTGTTCACCTTCTCAGAAAGGTATTTGAAAGGCAAAAAAATCGAGATTTTGTTGAAAAGCGATCCCATTGATGAAGAACCAGCATACAGCGATATCGATCTTTTTGGAAAATACTTCGATCTTTCTCAATACAAAATCCATTTCTATGCTTCGACATCTTACGGAATAGACTTAAGAGATGAAAAATTGCAAAAGATTTTACCGAATGAGGATGAAAATTCCAAGTTGGTAATAGGCACAGATGAGAATATGATGCTAACTCTTAATGGCGCCTTGTTTGATTATCATATTCTTTCAAAGGTGAAAAATGCTAAAGCCAGGAGATACACGAACTTGTACATGAATTCACGCAAATCCACTCCGTTTGTCATAGCAAAGGTAAAAGGTGGAAGCGTTGTGGCCGAAAGATATTCTGGCGTTGAAAGGGTTGTAGGCTCGCTGTATCATCACTATATAAATGGGGATAAAAGGCATTACATGAATTTCTATTCCACATCCTACAATCCAGATGTTTTCCCCGAATTCGATATCAAGCCTGATTCTTTCCCGAACATCATTCTTCAAAGGGATGAAAACTTATCAAAAGCGATGGAAGGATTCTTGTCCAAAATGAATGGGCGCTATATCAATTCCTATTATTCTTTGGATGATTTGAAAAAAATCAAGTACATACCAGAGCAAAACAAAAATGCCGTTCTCGTCAGAGGAGTACATTTCAAAGACACTTCAAAGATAAAGATTCTGCCCACGCTTGCACAAGATCTCAACAGCGATCTGCTATATGTTAGGGATATGCTGAAAGAAGACTTCTTAAAAGAAAATGGAGTGTACTTCAATTTCCTTTATTTCGCCACGTCGAATATTATCCATTTGTACAACGAATTGCGAAACGAAAACGAAAGGTTGAAATTCGAAAACTTCTTTATAGACTACATTCATGAAGATAACTTCACAACCTTCCCACTGTACAACAAAGCTCTCATCGAGTACACAGAAGATGGAAGAATATCCATTCATCGAAAGCAACTTGGTGGTGGCGCTTTGACGATCAACGGTTTGAATTTAAAATGGAACGCTGAAGACGTCAATTCACCAGAGCAAGACAAGGATATTGTGATCTTCACACCGTACATGAACAACGAAGAACTATCACGGGAAAAAATAGATTTCATGCACTTTACCATGGATGTTGGGCACGAAAGGCATAACATCGTTTTGATAAATAACAAGATAGTTTGTGTTAGAAAAGGAGCTGTGAAGCAACCGTCCTTAGGTGTGGTGCTTTCTTTAAACGAGAAGATGTTTAAAGAATTCTCAAAAGCCGTTGACATATCAGAAATCGGTGATGGTTATTTCAAAGTCGGAAGTTATGATGTTTCCTTGAAACTGGATAACGATAAAGACAACGTTTGGGCTTTTGGCGGTGGAAGTTTGCTTGTTCAAAATGGAGAAAATCTCGTTGAAGATTCTGCCAAAGCCTTTGAATCTTTTAGAGAAGAAGGATGGTACCATCCACTTTCCATGCAAACACAGGAAACGCAAGTGCAAGAATGGGTTAGAGGGCCAAGAACCGTTATTGGAACAGATGAGAATGGTGGCTTCTTTGCATTCACCTTTTCAGGAAGAACCAAAGAGAGCAAAGGAATAAGGTTTGATGAGGTTGTTGAGATAGCGAAAAATGAGATTGGAAATGTAAAAAATGTTATGAATTTGGATGGTGGGGCTTCTTCTTGTTTAGGCTTCGTTTACAAGGGTGAGTTTTTCGAAGTTTCCTACCCTTCTGCGTCGGATGACACCTCTTCTGGATTGGTAAGACCTGTGAATTCTGCAATCTTTGTGACAAAAATTGACATTTGA
- a CDS encoding ABC transporter substrate-binding protein yields MKKLFVLLLLGTFVFLAFGTETLVVSSRLWTPPTEKEFVINNIFKPFEEANNCKINFQTMSDQDLLDQAKVQQETGNVTTDVIIAYASRMPEWVDNGYVMDLTPYVSKWTDRHFSKGYDSMTVFNGKRYFLPVGADVYLFIANKKALQYKPDNVDIENLTWEQLANWANLIAQGEGEGKFAVTGVPMKSLIYQIGAIALSYGSEWPNLDNPGAMAAWYLLYKMRNAFSPAIKTYDDVRPPMKRGETWMTVAHCARVGEIYESNPTNFVIAPAPKGPAGRGSVAGTSGFAIMKGTKHFDLALKFLEYMTRPDVMVKLSKGTGGFIPPEDEAIKYLGSSPSDKVVKAAIEVMQNGVLSYIAPIWKDWGQVKLVYDNLFAKMILQDKKFEPELMEAAQFKIDVLRK; encoded by the coding sequence ATGAAGAAGCTGTTCGTTTTGTTGCTTCTAGGTACTTTCGTTTTCCTGGCGTTTGGAACTGAGACGCTGGTGGTAAGCTCCCGTTTGTGGACACCTCCGACGGAGAAAGAGTTTGTCATCAACAACATCTTCAAACCTTTCGAAGAAGCCAACAACTGCAAGATCAACTTTCAAACGATGTCAGACCAAGATCTTCTCGATCAAGCAAAGGTACAACAAGAAACCGGAAACGTAACCACAGATGTTATCATAGCCTACGCTTCACGTATGCCGGAATGGGTTGACAACGGTTACGTTATGGATCTGACACCATACGTTAGCAAATGGACTGACAGGCACTTCTCCAAAGGTTACGATAGCATGACCGTTTTCAACGGAAAGAGGTATTTCCTTCCTGTAGGTGCAGATGTTTACCTCTTCATAGCCAACAAAAAAGCGTTGCAATATAAACCCGATAATGTGGATATAGAAAATCTTACCTGGGAACAGCTTGCCAATTGGGCGAACTTAATAGCCCAAGGAGAAGGAGAAGGCAAATTTGCCGTTACAGGCGTTCCTATGAAATCCCTCATTTACCAGATAGGAGCAATCGCGCTCTCTTACGGTTCTGAATGGCCGAATCTGGACAATCCTGGCGCCATGGCAGCGTGGTACTTGCTTTACAAGATGAGAAATGCTTTCTCTCCAGCCATCAAAACGTACGACGATGTAAGGCCTCCTATGAAAAGAGGAGAAACATGGATGACGGTTGCCCATTGTGCGCGTGTGGGTGAAATATACGAAAGTAACCCAACGAACTTCGTTATCGCTCCCGCACCAAAAGGCCCAGCTGGTAGAGGATCAGTCGCAGGAACAAGCGGATTTGCCATCATGAAAGGTACAAAACATTTCGATCTTGCGCTTAAATTCCTTGAGTACATGACCAGACCTGACGTAATGGTAAAATTGAGTAAAGGAACAGGCGGCTTTATCCCACCAGAAGACGAAGCAATAAAATATCTTGGTTCATCTCCAAGCGATAAAGTTGTCAAAGCGGCAATTGAAGTCATGCAAAATGGGGTTCTCTCTTACATAGCTCCTATTTGGAAAGACTGGGGTCAGGTAAAACTCGTTTACGACAATCTTTTTGCCAAGATGATACTCCAAGACAAAAAATTCGAACCAGAACTCATGGAAGCTGCTCAATTCAAAATCGATGTTTTGAGGAAATAA
- a CDS encoding serpin family protein, whose product MKKLKVPLIFFFVLSLGVMAFSSSSSILGKSEQDVVKSNNQFAMDLYNRLSGGTGNVFFSPFSIFDALSMTYAGARGETEAQMKKVLHITLSQKEFHPAFSNIIKEIKSEAAQGKYDLNIANALWGQKEFHFLDAFLSLVEKYYDGNFYEEDFSNGIRAANDINHWVDKQTDGKIEKIVGKISPLTRLILTNAIYFKGKWVSSFSASMTKSTTFYTSPGETVKAKMMYQESDFNYMENDILQAIEMPYNGEKLSMIVLLPKDRYGINEVEKTLNSSNLEKWLSEMKNQKVKVYFPKFELKTNYELEDTLSSTGMKDAFSDADFSGMDGRKDLAISQVIHKAYIEVNEKGTEAAAVTAVVVTLTCSPYSKPEVPPVFRADHPFIFFIIDKQTGSILFMGRLTTPK is encoded by the coding sequence GTGAAAAAACTAAAAGTGCCGTTGATTTTCTTTTTTGTTTTATCGTTGGGCGTCATGGCGTTTTCAAGTTCATCTTCGATTCTTGGCAAAAGCGAGCAAGATGTGGTTAAATCCAACAATCAATTTGCCATGGATCTTTACAACAGATTAAGTGGTGGAACCGGAAATGTTTTCTTCTCACCTTTCAGCATCTTCGATGCTCTATCCATGACCTATGCCGGTGCTCGTGGCGAAACGGAAGCGCAAATGAAAAAAGTACTTCACATAACGCTTTCTCAAAAAGAGTTCCACCCTGCGTTTTCAAACATCATAAAAGAGATAAAATCCGAAGCCGCCCAGGGGAAATACGACCTCAACATAGCCAACGCTTTGTGGGGACAAAAAGAATTTCACTTTTTAGATGCCTTTCTTTCGCTTGTTGAAAAATACTACGATGGCAACTTCTATGAAGAGGATTTCTCAAATGGAATACGAGCCGCAAACGACATCAACCACTGGGTTGATAAACAAACCGACGGCAAAATAGAAAAAATCGTTGGTAAAATAAGCCCACTAACTCGTCTTATTCTAACGAATGCCATTTATTTCAAAGGTAAATGGGTTTCGTCTTTTAGTGCTTCGATGACGAAGTCAACAACATTTTACACTTCACCAGGAGAAACCGTAAAAGCCAAGATGATGTATCAAGAGTCGGATTTCAATTACATGGAAAACGATATTCTTCAAGCTATAGAAATGCCTTACAACGGAGAAAAGCTTTCAATGATCGTACTCCTTCCGAAGGATAGATACGGAATAAATGAAGTTGAAAAAACTTTAAATTCTTCCAACCTGGAAAAGTGGCTTTCTGAGATGAAAAATCAGAAAGTGAAAGTTTATTTCCCAAAATTTGAGTTAAAAACCAACTACGAACTTGAAGACACGCTATCATCCACGGGAATGAAGGATGCGTTCAGCGATGCGGATTTTTCCGGCATGGATGGCAGAAAAGATCTCGCGATTTCCCAGGTTATTCACAAAGCGTACATAGAAGTGAATGAAAAGGGAACGGAAGCCGCCGCTGTTACAGCTGTTGTGGTAACACTCACCTGTTCACCTTACTCCAAGCCTGAAGTACCACCCGTTTTTAGGGCCGATCATCCTTTCATATTTTTCATAATTGACAAACAAACCGGTTCCATATTGTTCATGGGGAGATTAACAACTCCAAAATGA
- a CDS encoding HsmA family protein produces MLVIAVTFISLALVFYTIGVWGERLQKELKVWHLAMFGAGLLFDTLGTTTMSKLVAGGFKLNFHGITGLVAIVLMLFHAIWATVVIMSNNVNTKKKFHKFSTIVWLIWLIPFASGAIWGMSR; encoded by the coding sequence ATGCTGGTTATTGCCGTAACATTCATAAGTCTGGCACTCGTGTTTTACACCATTGGCGTTTGGGGTGAAAGGCTTCAAAAAGAGTTGAAAGTTTGGCATTTAGCCATGTTCGGTGCTGGCTTGCTGTTTGACACGCTGGGAACAACCACGATGAGCAAGTTGGTTGCTGGAGGGTTTAAGTTGAACTTTCATGGAATAACGGGGCTAGTTGCGATAGTGCTTATGCTCTTCCATGCCATATGGGCTACAGTTGTTATCATGAGTAACAACGTGAATACGAAAAAGAAATTCCACAAATTCAGTACGATTGTATGGTTAATCTGGCTCATCCCATTTGCTTCTGGAGCCATTTGGGGTATGAGTAGATAA